A portion of the Carya illinoinensis cultivar Pawnee chromosome 11, C.illinoinensisPawnee_v1, whole genome shotgun sequence genome contains these proteins:
- the LOC122280461 gene encoding flavonoid 3'-monooxygenase CYP75B137-like: MMTVISAFLQSIINGDDPLSRLLFTLFVIFTLSWYVWIYSKSNKVTPPLPPGPRGLPLVGNLLSLDPELHSYFAGLAQKHGPILKLRLGNKLGIVVTSPSLAREVLKDHDVNFANRDVPAAARALAYDGSDIVWTPYGPEWRMLRKVCVLKMLSNATLDSVYTLRRKQVRETVAYFYSRVGSPVNIGEQMFLTVLKVITNMLWGGTVEGEKSASLGSEFREVVSEMTEHLGKPNISDFYPSLARFDLQGIVGKMARLARRFDRIFDVMIDQRLKINKEDGSRSAAEDILSGKESEDFLQFLLKLKDEGDSKTPLTMLHLKALLMDMVVGGTDTSSNTIEFAMAEIMSKPEVMNKAQQELADVVGKENIVEESHIHKLTYLHAVMKETLRLHPVLPLLVPHCPSETCTVGGYTIPKGSRVFVNVWAIQRDPAIWENPLEFDPQRFFNSSKWDYTGSDFNYFPFGSGRRICAGTAMAERMVMYSLATLLHSFDWKLPPGDQKLDLSEKCGIVLKKKNPLFAIPTPRLPDPSLYT, encoded by the exons ATGATGACAGTCATCTCAGCCTTCCTCCAGAGTATTATCAATGGAGACGATCCACTCTCACGCTTGCTATTCACCCTCTTTGTTATCTTTACGCTCTCTTGGTATGTATGGATTTACTCCAAAAGTAATAAGGTCACCCCACCGTTGCCGCCGGGACCCCGTGGCCTCCCCTTGGTCGGAAACCTTCTCTCCCTCGATCCGGAACTGCACTCATACTTCGCCGGCCTTGCCCAGAAACACGGACCCATACTCAAGCTCCGGCTCGGCAACAAGCTCGGCATCGTGGTGACCTCCCCTTCCCTTGCTCGCGAAGTGCTCAAGGACCACGACGTCAACTTCGCAAACCGTGACGTGCCCGCCGCGGCCCGGGCCTTAGCCTATGATGGGTCCGATATAGTGTGGACCCCGTACGGGCCGGAGTGGCGGATGCTCAGAAAGGTCTGTGTGCTCAAGATGCTCAGCAACGCAACCTTGGACTCCGTCTACACGCTCCGCCGCAAACAGGTCCGAGAAACCGTCGCGTACTTCTACAGTAGGGTCGGTTCTCCCGTGAACATCGGGGAGCAGATGTTCTTGACGGTGCTCAAAGTAATCACCAATATGCTGTGGGGTGGGACGGTGGAAGGTGAAAAGAGTGCGAGCCTAGGGTCGGAGTTCAGGGAGGTGGTGAGCGAGATGACGGAGCATTTGGGGAAGCCTAACATCTCGGATTTTTATCCTAGTTTGGCTCGGTTCGATTTGCAAGGCATAGTGGGAAAGATGGCAAGGTTGGCCCGACGGTTTGATCGGATCTTTGATGTCATGATAGATCAAAGACTGAAGATCAATAAAGAAGACGGGAGCAGATCAGCAGCTGAGGATATTTTATCCGGCAAAGAGAGTGAAGATTTCCTGCAGTTTTTATTGAAATTGAAGGATGAAGGAGATTCCAAGACACCTCTCACCATGCTCCACCTCAAGGCATTGCTCATG GATATGGTGGTCGGTGGGACAGATACATCCTCCAACACGATCGAGTTTGCCATGGCTGAAATTATGAGCAAACCAGAAGTGATGAACAAAGCTCAGCAAGAATTAGCGGATGTAGTTGGCAAAGAAAACATTGTCGAAGAGTCTCACATCCACAAATTAACCTACTTGCATGCTGTGATGAAAGAAACGCTGAGGTTGCACCCTGTGCTGCCGCTCCTAGTCCCTCATTGCCCCAGTGAGACGTGCACCGTGGGAGGCTACACCATTCCAAAAGGCTCTCGGGTGTTCGTGAATGTGTGGGCAATTCAGAGGGACCCTGCCATCTGGGAAAATCCATTAGAATTCGATCCCCAGAGGTTCTTCAATAGTAGTAAATGGGATTATACTGGAAGTGACTTCAACTATTTCCCATTTGGGTCTGGGCGAAGAATCTGTGCTGGCACAGCAATGGCTGAGAGGATGGTGATGTATTCACTTGCTACTCTTTTGCATTCTTTTGATTGGAAACTGCCTCCTGGAGATCAGAAGCTGGACCTTTCCGAAAAGTGTGGGATCgttctaaaaaagaagaacCCTCTTTTTGCAATTCCTACCCCAAGGTTACCTGATCCATCTCTCTATACCTAA
- the LOC122280460 gene encoding uncharacterized protein LOC122280460 isoform X2: MVRGRDACWEHCVLVDATRQKVRCNYCQREFSGGVYRMKFHLAQIKNKDIVPCSEVPADVRDHIQSILSTPKKQKTPKKTKVDRAAAANGQQNSSSASGGFHPNHESSGQNGSSCPSLLFPRPSPRGQPAVDDAQKQKQDDADKKEMVNAIGECGVGYKAPSSEKLTSTLLEKVKGDIHERYKKYRDEWKETGCTILCDSWSDGRTKSLAAFSITCPKGALFLKSVDVSGHEGDAAYLFELLESVVLEVGVENVIQVITDATTSYVYAGRLLMSKYNSLFWSPCASYCVDKMLEDIGKQEWVATVLEEARSITRYIYSNAWTLNMMRKFTCGRELIRPRMTRFVTNFLSLRSIVIQEDNLKHMFSHTDWLSSIYGKGPDAQAMKSLLNLDRFWKYAHEAVSVSEPLVKILRIVEGDMPAMGYIHEGLERVKVAIKTYYKGCEENYMPIWDIIDRRWNMQLHSSLHAAAAFLNPSIFYNPNFKIDLRMRNGFQEAMLKMATTDKDKMEITKEHPMYINAQGALGTDFAIMGRILNAPGDWWAGYGYEIPTLQRAAIRILSQPCSSHWCRWNWSTFESMHTKKRSRVELEKFNDIVFVHCNLWLQAICRSRDGKCKPIIFDEIEVSSEWPTESEPSAPFLDDSWLEIPLECRGSPGACL, from the exons ATGGTTCGAGGAAGAGATGCCTGTTGGGAGCACTGTGTCCTTGTTGATGCAACTAGACAGAAGGTTAGGTGTAATTATTGTCAACGGGAATTCAGTGGAGGGGTATACAGGATGAAATTTCACTTGgctcaaataaaaaacaaagatatAGTGCCCTGTTCTGAAGTCCCAGCTGATGTGCGAGACCATATCCAAAGTATACTAAGCACTCCCAAGAAACAGAAAACTCCCAAAAAAACAAAGGTGGATCGTGCAGCAGCAGCCAATGGTCAACAAAATAGTTCTTCTGCTAGTGGTGGCTTCCATCCTAACCATGAATCTAGCGGACAGAATGGAAGCTCCTGTCCATCTTTGTTATTCCCACGCCCTTCACCAAGGGGACAGCCAGCAGTAGATGACGCTCAGAAGCAAAAACAGGATGACGCTGATAAAAAG GAAATGGTAAATGCTATAGGGGAGTGTGGGGTTGGCTACAAAGCCCCAAGTTCTGAAAAACTGACATCTACTCTTTTGGAGAAAGTGAAAGGTGATATACATGAACGTTACAAGAAATATAGAGATGAATGGAAAGAAACAGGCTGCACAATCTTGTGTGATAGCTGGTCCGATGGAAGGACAAAATCACTTGCAGCGTTTTCAATTACATGCCCAAAGGGGGCTCTATTTTTGAAGTCTGTTGATGTATCAGGTCATGAAGGTGATGCTGCTTACTTGTTTGAGCTGCTTGAGTCCGTGGTTTTGGAAGTTGGTGTAGAAAATGTTATTCAAGTTATAACTGATGCCACAACCAGTTATGTTTATGCAGGAAGACTTCTTATGTCCAAGTACAATTCATTGTTTTGGTCTCCTTGTGCTTCCTATTGTGTAGATAAGATGCTAGAAGATATTGGTAAACAAGAGTGGGTGGCTACAGTATTGGAGGAGGCAAGGAGCATCACAAGGTATATTTATAGTAATGCATGGACATTGAATATGATGAGAAAATTTACCTGCGGAAGGGAGTTGATCAGGCCAAGAATGACTAGATTTGTGACTAATTTTCTCTCCTTGAGGTCCATTGTGATCCAGGAGGACAATTTGAAGCACATGTTTTCTCATACTGATTGGTTGTCCTCCATATATGGTAAAGGTCCTGATGCACAAGCCATGAAGTCCTTGTTGAATTTAGATAGATTTTGGAAGTATGCACATGAAGCTGTAAGCGTTTCTGAACCACTAGTTAAAATCTTACGGATTGTTGAAGGGGACATGCCGGCTATGGGGTATATACACGAAGGGTTAGAGAGGGTGAAGGTTGCAATCAAGACATATTATAAGGGTTGTGAAGAGAATTACATGCCAATTTGGGATATAATTGATCGAAGATGGAATATGCAGCTTCACTCATCCTTACATGCTGCAGCAGCGTTCCTTAACCCTTCTATTTTCTACAATCCAAACTTTAAGATTGATCTGCGGATGAGGAATGGGTTTCAAGAGGCTATGTTAAAGATGGCTACAACGGATAAAGATAAAATGGAAATCACTAAAGAACATCCCATGTACATCAATGCGCAAGGTGCTCTTGGGACTGATTTTGCAATCATGGGAAGGATACTGAACGCCCCAG GTGATTGGTGGGCAGGATATGGTTATGAGATCCCCACACTCCAGAGAGCTGCAATACGGATACTGAGCCAACCTTGCAGTTCTCATTGGTGTAGATGGAACTGGAGCACTTTTGAGAGCATGCATACCAAGAAACGGAGCAGAGTGGAGCTGGAAAAATTCAATGATATAGTTTTTGTGCACTGTAATCTTTGGTTACAAGCCATTTGTCGAAGTAGAGATGGAAAATGTAAACCTATTATCTTTGATGAAATAGAGGTTAGTTCTGAGTGGCCCACTGAGTCGGAACCTTCAGCTCCATTTTTGGATGATTCATGGCTGGAAATACCCCTTGAATGCAGGGGTAGCCCCGGAGCTTGTTTATAA
- the LOC122280460 gene encoding uncharacterized protein LOC122280460 isoform X1 translates to MVRGRDACWEHCVLVDATRQKVRCNYCQREFSGGVYRMKFHLAQIKNKDIVPCSEVPADVRDHIQSILSTPKKQKTPKKTKVDRAAAANGQQNSSSASGGFHPNHESSGQNGSSCPSLLFPRPSPRGQPAVDDAQKQKQDDADKKVAIFFFHNSIPFSAAKSIYYQEMVNAIGECGVGYKAPSSEKLTSTLLEKVKGDIHERYKKYRDEWKETGCTILCDSWSDGRTKSLAAFSITCPKGALFLKSVDVSGHEGDAAYLFELLESVVLEVGVENVIQVITDATTSYVYAGRLLMSKYNSLFWSPCASYCVDKMLEDIGKQEWVATVLEEARSITRYIYSNAWTLNMMRKFTCGRELIRPRMTRFVTNFLSLRSIVIQEDNLKHMFSHTDWLSSIYGKGPDAQAMKSLLNLDRFWKYAHEAVSVSEPLVKILRIVEGDMPAMGYIHEGLERVKVAIKTYYKGCEENYMPIWDIIDRRWNMQLHSSLHAAAAFLNPSIFYNPNFKIDLRMRNGFQEAMLKMATTDKDKMEITKEHPMYINAQGALGTDFAIMGRILNAPGDWWAGYGYEIPTLQRAAIRILSQPCSSHWCRWNWSTFESMHTKKRSRVELEKFNDIVFVHCNLWLQAICRSRDGKCKPIIFDEIEVSSEWPTESEPSAPFLDDSWLEIPLECRGSPGACL, encoded by the exons ATGGTTCGAGGAAGAGATGCCTGTTGGGAGCACTGTGTCCTTGTTGATGCAACTAGACAGAAGGTTAGGTGTAATTATTGTCAACGGGAATTCAGTGGAGGGGTATACAGGATGAAATTTCACTTGgctcaaataaaaaacaaagatatAGTGCCCTGTTCTGAAGTCCCAGCTGATGTGCGAGACCATATCCAAAGTATACTAAGCACTCCCAAGAAACAGAAAACTCCCAAAAAAACAAAGGTGGATCGTGCAGCAGCAGCCAATGGTCAACAAAATAGTTCTTCTGCTAGTGGTGGCTTCCATCCTAACCATGAATCTAGCGGACAGAATGGAAGCTCCTGTCCATCTTTGTTATTCCCACGCCCTTCACCAAGGGGACAGCCAGCAGTAGATGACGCTCAGAAGCAAAAACAGGATGACGCTGATAAAAAGGTtgctatttttttcttccacaATTCTATTCCTTTCAGTGCTGCTAAATCCATTTATTATCAGGAAATGGTAAATGCTATAGGGGAGTGTGGGGTTGGCTACAAAGCCCCAAGTTCTGAAAAACTGACATCTACTCTTTTGGAGAAAGTGAAAGGTGATATACATGAACGTTACAAGAAATATAGAGATGAATGGAAAGAAACAGGCTGCACAATCTTGTGTGATAGCTGGTCCGATGGAAGGACAAAATCACTTGCAGCGTTTTCAATTACATGCCCAAAGGGGGCTCTATTTTTGAAGTCTGTTGATGTATCAGGTCATGAAGGTGATGCTGCTTACTTGTTTGAGCTGCTTGAGTCCGTGGTTTTGGAAGTTGGTGTAGAAAATGTTATTCAAGTTATAACTGATGCCACAACCAGTTATGTTTATGCAGGAAGACTTCTTATGTCCAAGTACAATTCATTGTTTTGGTCTCCTTGTGCTTCCTATTGTGTAGATAAGATGCTAGAAGATATTGGTAAACAAGAGTGGGTGGCTACAGTATTGGAGGAGGCAAGGAGCATCACAAGGTATATTTATAGTAATGCATGGACATTGAATATGATGAGAAAATTTACCTGCGGAAGGGAGTTGATCAGGCCAAGAATGACTAGATTTGTGACTAATTTTCTCTCCTTGAGGTCCATTGTGATCCAGGAGGACAATTTGAAGCACATGTTTTCTCATACTGATTGGTTGTCCTCCATATATGGTAAAGGTCCTGATGCACAAGCCATGAAGTCCTTGTTGAATTTAGATAGATTTTGGAAGTATGCACATGAAGCTGTAAGCGTTTCTGAACCACTAGTTAAAATCTTACGGATTGTTGAAGGGGACATGCCGGCTATGGGGTATATACACGAAGGGTTAGAGAGGGTGAAGGTTGCAATCAAGACATATTATAAGGGTTGTGAAGAGAATTACATGCCAATTTGGGATATAATTGATCGAAGATGGAATATGCAGCTTCACTCATCCTTACATGCTGCAGCAGCGTTCCTTAACCCTTCTATTTTCTACAATCCAAACTTTAAGATTGATCTGCGGATGAGGAATGGGTTTCAAGAGGCTATGTTAAAGATGGCTACAACGGATAAAGATAAAATGGAAATCACTAAAGAACATCCCATGTACATCAATGCGCAAGGTGCTCTTGGGACTGATTTTGCAATCATGGGAAGGATACTGAACGCCCCAG GTGATTGGTGGGCAGGATATGGTTATGAGATCCCCACACTCCAGAGAGCTGCAATACGGATACTGAGCCAACCTTGCAGTTCTCATTGGTGTAGATGGAACTGGAGCACTTTTGAGAGCATGCATACCAAGAAACGGAGCAGAGTGGAGCTGGAAAAATTCAATGATATAGTTTTTGTGCACTGTAATCTTTGGTTACAAGCCATTTGTCGAAGTAGAGATGGAAAATGTAAACCTATTATCTTTGATGAAATAGAGGTTAGTTCTGAGTGGCCCACTGAGTCGGAACCTTCAGCTCCATTTTTGGATGATTCATGGCTGGAAATACCCCTTGAATGCAGGGGTAGCCCCGGAGCTTGTTTATAA